The Cystobacter ferrugineus genome window below encodes:
- a CDS encoding patatin-like phospholipase family protein, whose translation MATSYRSKRATQRKTAPGNGSPTNGHPEVDETAAPRSKYRIISLDGGGMRTLLSLGILKRIEQERPGFLDEVQLVAGTSAGAISALILAAARSPSAGLDAARNLWFAPGLFTIPFGNQVGALVGAKALTPNEAMARALTDVLGDKTLADLHRHVIIPAFQLDDRNPDEDLRGWRPRVFHNLPGDPFVQKGEYLVDLALRSSAMPIVSPVYQGYADGGLFANNPTLAAVAQALYAKVTTREELRVLSLGTGDSVDYLEGYNESWGYAKWLLDTKQPMAFVAASIEANVEAIEFQTQMLLPPGSTLRVDPLVPFNLGSSVEQQVATMDRIVKRFDLTSTLKWVDESGWMPPRRPRRAQASVTEETAEASPR comes from the coding sequence ATGGCCACCAGTTACAGATCCAAGAGGGCGACACAGCGCAAGACGGCCCCTGGCAACGGCTCGCCCACGAATGGGCACCCCGAGGTGGATGAGACGGCCGCGCCGCGGAGCAAGTACCGCATCATCAGCCTGGATGGCGGCGGCATGCGCACGCTGCTGAGCCTCGGCATCCTCAAGCGCATCGAGCAGGAGCGCCCCGGCTTCCTCGACGAGGTGCAGCTGGTGGCCGGCACGTCCGCGGGCGCCATCAGCGCGCTCATCCTCGCGGCGGCCCGGAGCCCCAGCGCTGGCCTGGACGCGGCCCGCAACCTGTGGTTCGCCCCGGGGCTGTTCACCATCCCGTTCGGCAACCAGGTCGGCGCGCTCGTGGGGGCCAAGGCCCTGACGCCCAACGAGGCCATGGCCCGCGCGCTCACCGACGTGCTCGGGGACAAGACGCTGGCGGATCTGCACCGCCACGTCATCATCCCCGCCTTCCAGTTGGATGACCGCAACCCGGACGAGGACCTGCGCGGCTGGCGGCCCCGCGTCTTCCACAACCTGCCGGGGGATCCCTTCGTGCAGAAGGGGGAGTACCTGGTGGACCTGGCCCTGCGCTCCAGCGCCATGCCCATCGTGTCCCCGGTGTACCAGGGCTACGCGGATGGCGGCCTGTTCGCCAACAACCCCACCCTGGCCGCCGTCGCCCAGGCGCTCTACGCCAAGGTGACGACGCGCGAGGAGTTGCGCGTGCTGTCGCTGGGCACAGGGGACTCGGTGGACTACCTGGAGGGCTACAACGAGAGCTGGGGCTACGCGAAGTGGCTGCTGGACACCAAGCAGCCCATGGCGTTCGTGGCCGCCAGTATCGAGGCCAACGTGGAGGCCATCGAATTCCAGACGCAGATGTTGCTGCCCCCGGGCAGCACCCTGCGGGTGGATCCCCTCGTGCCCTTCAACCTGGGCAGCAGCGTGGAGCAGCAGGTCGCCACCATGGATCGCATCGTCAAGCGCTTCGACCTGACCTCGACGCTCAAGTGGGTGGACGAGTCAGGCTGGATGCCCCCTCGCCGCCCGCGCCGCGCGCAGGCGTCCGTCACCGAGGAGACCGCCGAGGCCTCTCCACGTTGA
- a CDS encoding replication protein RepA, whose product MPDQPDEPKTPATLLAEASAESPLGQLSLRVLPPAKAQPEVPAQKPAVSTRMRNKVLRFTDAIEARRDETQLLAFSPEDFIRFGLPYKRFPGTEYERRNGGMRYRITSVPEYGVPFGQDRLLPIWLASAYAVCGQPESGVIQFRSVRDILLAFGLPTGGSKHLALKESLLRLTHATLFVYDERQRDGKGSGERYVLRRYNLIDAVDLWFDKQGKQPNQYSLWQNFITLSRSFAESLRQKVMPLDLNTVRALKNNPMALDLYIWQAHRSWELHQKRLSSVGVPVFGAEGLLAQLGTQVVAEKKARQLIRTSQALVEGVWRDCPNHLTRDGNRLVLRPAEDLKDARLDLPGVTSRPPVTRLLAAVGAPSDTLLADKRLQVRRPPADTP is encoded by the coding sequence ATGCCCGATCAGCCGGACGAGCCCAAGACTCCCGCGACCCTCCTCGCCGAGGCGTCGGCGGAGTCGCCCCTCGGGCAACTGTCCCTGCGCGTGCTGCCCCCCGCGAAAGCCCAGCCCGAGGTGCCCGCACAGAAGCCGGCTGTGTCCACGCGCATGCGCAACAAGGTGCTGCGCTTCACGGACGCCATCGAGGCGCGCCGCGACGAGACGCAGCTCCTAGCCTTCAGCCCCGAAGACTTCATCCGCTTCGGGTTGCCCTACAAGCGCTTTCCGGGGACCGAGTACGAGCGCCGCAACGGTGGCATGCGCTACCGCATCACCAGCGTGCCCGAGTACGGCGTCCCCTTCGGACAGGATCGGCTCCTGCCCATCTGGCTGGCCTCGGCCTACGCGGTGTGTGGCCAGCCCGAGTCCGGTGTCATCCAGTTCCGCTCGGTACGCGACATCCTCCTGGCCTTTGGCCTGCCCACGGGCGGCTCCAAGCACCTGGCGCTCAAGGAGAGCCTGCTGCGCCTCACCCACGCCACCCTCTTCGTCTACGACGAGCGCCAGCGGGACGGGAAGGGGTCGGGGGAGCGCTACGTGCTGCGACGCTACAACCTGATCGACGCGGTGGACCTCTGGTTCGACAAGCAGGGCAAGCAGCCGAACCAGTACAGCCTCTGGCAGAACTTCATCACCCTCTCGCGCTCCTTCGCCGAGTCCTTGCGCCAGAAGGTGATGCCGCTGGACCTGAACACCGTGCGGGCGTTGAAGAACAACCCCATGGCGCTCGACCTGTACATCTGGCAGGCGCACCGCAGCTGGGAGTTGCACCAGAAGCGGCTGTCGTCCGTGGGGGTGCCCGTCTTCGGCGCCGAGGGGCTGCTCGCGCAGCTCGGGACTCAGGTGGTGGCCGAGAAGAAGGCCCGGCAGCTCATCCGGACGAGCCAGGCGCTCGTGGAAGGCGTCTGGCGGGACTGCCCGAACCACCTCACCCGGGATGGCAACCGGCTTGTCCTGCGGCCCGCGGAGGACCTCAAGGACGCGCGCCTGGATCTGCCCGGGGTGACGTCGCGCCCGCCCGTGACGCGCCTCCTGGCGGCCGTGGGTGCCCCATCCGACACCCTTCTCGCCGACAAGCGCCTCCAGGTGCGTCGGCCGCCCGCGGACACGCCGTGA